In Pan paniscus chromosome 13, NHGRI_mPanPan1-v2.0_pri, whole genome shotgun sequence, one DNA window encodes the following:
- the MARS2 gene encoding methionine--tRNA ligase, mitochondrial, with protein MRLSHVLSERRRLRLRPVCTMLRTSVFRLLGRTGASRLSLLEDFGPRYYSSGSLSAGDDACDARTYFTTPIFYVNAAPHIGHLYSALLADALCRHRRLRGPSTAATRFSTGTDEHGLKIQQAAATAGLAPTELCDRVSEQFQQLFQEAGISCTDFIRTTEARHRVAVQHFWGVLKSRGLLYKGVYEGWYCASDECFLPEAKVTQQPGPSGDSFPVSLESGHPVSWTKEENYIFRLSQFRKPLQRWLRGNPQAITPEPFHHVVLQWLDEELPDLSVSRRSSHLHWGIPVPGDDSQTIYVWLDALVNYLTVIGYPNAEFKSWWPATSHIIGKDILKFHAIYWPAFLLGAGMSPPQRIYVHSHWTVCGQKMSKSLGNVVDPRTCLNRYTVDGFRYFLLRQGVPNWDCDYYDEKVVKLLNSELADALGGLLNRCTAKRINPSETYPAFCTTCFPSEPGLVGPSVRAQAEDYALVSAVATLPKQVADHYDNFQIYKALEAVSSCVRQTNGFVQRHAPWKLNWESPVDAPWLGTVLHVALECLRVFGTLLQPVTPSLADKLLSRLGVSASERSLGELYFLPRFYGHPCPFEGRRLGPETGLLFPRLDQSRTWLVKAHRT; from the coding sequence ATGCGCCTCTCACACGTGCTGTCAGAACGCCGCCGCCTCCGCTTGCGGCCGGTCTGCACCATGCTGCGAACGTCCGTCTTCCGGTTGCTAGGACGCACGGGGGCTAGTAGGCTGTCTCTCCTGGAGGACTTCGGCCCACGCTACTACAGTTCGGGCTCCCTCAGTGCCGGCGATGATGCTTGTGATGCACGCACCTACTTCACTACACCCATTTTCTACGTGAACGCGGCGCCGCACATCGGGCACCTGTACTCGGCACTACTGGCGGACGCCCTATGCCGCCACCGTCGCCTCCGAGGTCCCAGCACGGCCGCCACGCGATTCTCCACTGGTACCGACGAGCACGGGCTGAAGATTCAGCAGGCAGCAGCTACCGCGGGCCTGGCCCCGACCGAGCTGTGCGACCGAGTCTCTGAGCAGTTCCAGCAGCTTTTCCAGGAGGCCGGTATCTCCTGCACAGATTTCATCCGCACCACGGAGGCCCGGCACCGGGTGGCTGTGCAGCACTTCTGGGGGGTGCTTAAGTCCCGCGGTCTGCTCTACAAGGGCGTCTATGAAGGTTGGTATTGCGCTTCCGACGAGTGCTTCCTGCCTGAggccaaggtcacccagcagCCGGGCCCATCGGGGGATTCGTTTCCTGTATCTCTCGAGAGCGGGCATCCAGTCTCCTGGACCAAGGAAGAAAACTACATTTTCAGGCTTTCCCAGTTCCGGAAGCCACTCCAGCGGTGGCTGCGGGGCAACCCTCAGGCGATCACCCCCGAACCatttcatcacgtagttcttcaGTGGCTGGACGAGGAGCTGCCCGACCTGTCCGTGTCTCGCAGAAGTAGCCACTTGCACTGGGGCATTCCGGTGCCCGGGGATGATTCGCAGACCATCTATGTATGGCTGGATGCCCTGGTCAACTACCTCACTGTAATTGGCTACCCAAATGCTGAGTTCAAATCTTGGTGGCCGGCCACCTCTCATATCATAGGTAAGGACATTCTCAAATTCCATGCCATCTATTGGCCTGCCTTCCTGTTAGGGGCCGGCATGAGCCCGCCACAGCGCATCTATGTCCATTCCCACTGGACAGTCTGTGGCCAAAAGATGTCCAAGAGCTTGGGCAACGTGGTGGATCCTAGGACTTGCCTTAACCGCTATACCGTGGATGGCTTCCGCTACTTTCTTCTTCGGCAGGGCGTCCCCAACTGGGACTGTGACTACTATGATGAAAAGGTGGTTAAGTTGCTGAACTCCGAGCTGGCAGATGCCTTGGGAGGTCTCTTGAACCGATGCACTGCCAAAAGAATAAATCCTTCTGAGACCTACCCAGCCTTCTGCACTACCTGCTTCCCTAGTGAGCCAGGGTTGGTGGGGCCGTCAGTTCGTGCTCAGGCAGAGGATTATGCTCTGGTGAGCGCAGTGGCCACTTTGCCAAAGCAGGTAGCAGACCACTATGATAACTTTCAGATATATAAGGCTCTGGAGGCCGTGTCCAGCTGTGTCCGGCAAACTAATGGTTTTGTCCAAAGGCATGCACCATGGAAGCTGAACTGGGAGAGCCCAGTGGATGCTCCCTGGCTGGGTACTGTGCTTCATGTGGCCTTGGAATGTTTGCGAGTCTTTGGGACTTTGCTGCAGCCTGTCACCCCAAGCCTAGCTGACAAGCTGCTGTCCAGGCTGGGGGTCTCTGCCTCAGAGAGGAGTCTTGGAGAGCTCTATTTCTTGCCTCGATTCTATGGACATCCATGCCCTTTTGAAGGGAGGAGGCTGGGACCTGAAACTGGGCTTTTGTTTCCAAGACTAGACCAGTCCAGGACTTGGCTGGTGAAAGCCCACCGGACCTAG